In a genomic window of Quercus lobata isolate SW786 chromosome 4, ValleyOak3.0 Primary Assembly, whole genome shotgun sequence:
- the LOC115986797 gene encoding pantothenate kinase 1-like isoform X7, with amino-acid sequence MEGQKEFVQIDHNDLFPYLLVNIGSGGSMIKVDGDGKFQWVSGTNVGGGTYWGLGRLLTKCKSFDELLELSQRGDNRTIDMLVGDIYSGMDYSKIGLSASTIASSFGKAIRLYCTNALEGPPKRKSLIFSEV; translated from the exons ATGGAGGGTCAGAAAGAATTTGTGCAAATTGACCACAATGATTTGTTTCCTTATCTTCTTGTCAATATTGGATCTGGTGGTAGTATGATCAAG GTTGATGGGGATGGGAAATTTCAGTGGGTTAGTGGGACAAATGTTGGTGGTGGTACTTACTGGGGCTTGGGAAGGCTGTTAACAAAATGCAAGAG TTTTGATGAGTTGCTAGAGCTGAGTCAAAGGGGAGATAATAGGACCATAGACATGCTTGTTGGAGATATTTACAGTGGTATGGATTACTCTAAG ATTGGTCTCTCTGCATCAACTATTGCTTCTAGTTTTGGCAAGGCTATAAG GTTATATTGCACGAATGCTTTGGAAGGCCCACCTAAG
- the LOC115986797 gene encoding pantothenate kinase 1-like isoform X9, with protein MEGQKEFVQIDHNDLFPYLLVNIGSGGSMIKVDGDGKFQWVSGTNVGGGTYWGLGRLLTKCKSFDELLELSQRGDNRTIDMLVGDIYSGMDYSKIGLSASTIASSFGKAIRLYCTNALEGPPKLFDKILK; from the exons ATGGAGGGTCAGAAAGAATTTGTGCAAATTGACCACAATGATTTGTTTCCTTATCTTCTTGTCAATATTGGATCTGGTGGTAGTATGATCAAG GTTGATGGGGATGGGAAATTTCAGTGGGTTAGTGGGACAAATGTTGGTGGTGGTACTTACTGGGGCTTGGGAAGGCTGTTAACAAAATGCAAGAG TTTTGATGAGTTGCTAGAGCTGAGTCAAAGGGGAGATAATAGGACCATAGACATGCTTGTTGGAGATATTTACAGTGGTATGGATTACTCTAAG ATTGGTCTCTCTGCATCAACTATTGCTTCTAGTTTTGGCAAGGCTATAAG GTTATATTGCACGAATGCTTTGGAAGGCCCACCTAAG
- the LOC115986797 gene encoding pantothenate kinase 1-like isoform X8, which yields MEGQKEFVQIDHNDLFPYLLVNIGSGGSMIKVDGDGKFQWVSGTNVGGGTYWGLGRLLTKCKSFDELLELSQRGDNRTIDMLVGDIYSGMDYSKIGLSASTIASSFGKAIRLYCTNALEGPPKTSHSNSTFA from the exons ATGGAGGGTCAGAAAGAATTTGTGCAAATTGACCACAATGATTTGTTTCCTTATCTTCTTGTCAATATTGGATCTGGTGGTAGTATGATCAAG GTTGATGGGGATGGGAAATTTCAGTGGGTTAGTGGGACAAATGTTGGTGGTGGTACTTACTGGGGCTTGGGAAGGCTGTTAACAAAATGCAAGAG TTTTGATGAGTTGCTAGAGCTGAGTCAAAGGGGAGATAATAGGACCATAGACATGCTTGTTGGAGATATTTACAGTGGTATGGATTACTCTAAG ATTGGTCTCTCTGCATCAACTATTGCTTCTAGTTTTGGCAAGGCTATAAG GTTATATTGCACGAATGCTTTGGAAGGCCCACCTAAG ACCTCTCATTCCAACTCTACCTTTGCGTAA
- the LOC115986797 gene encoding pantothenate kinase 1-like isoform X10: MEGQKEFVQIDHNDLFPYLLVNIGSGGSMIKVDGDGKFQWVSGTNVGGGTYWGLGRLLTKCKSFDELLELSQRGDNRTIDMLVGDIYSGMDYSKIGLSASTIASSFGKAIRLYCTNALEGPPK, from the exons ATGGAGGGTCAGAAAGAATTTGTGCAAATTGACCACAATGATTTGTTTCCTTATCTTCTTGTCAATATTGGATCTGGTGGTAGTATGATCAAG GTTGATGGGGATGGGAAATTTCAGTGGGTTAGTGGGACAAATGTTGGTGGTGGTACTTACTGGGGCTTGGGAAGGCTGTTAACAAAATGCAAGAG TTTTGATGAGTTGCTAGAGCTGAGTCAAAGGGGAGATAATAGGACCATAGACATGCTTGTTGGAGATATTTACAGTGGTATGGATTACTCTAAG ATTGGTCTCTCTGCATCAACTATTGCTTCTAGTTTTGGCAAGGCTATAAG GTTATATTGCACGAATGCTTTGGAAGGCCCACCTAAG